The Longimicrobium sp. genome contains the following window.
GCCCCGGGCCCCAGGCGCAGGGTGCTCAGGTGCAGGTCGGTCCCGTCGGTGCCGATCAGCACCATGCCGGAGCCCAGCGCCTCAATGCGCTCCACCCCGTGCGGCAGCGCCACCCGCGAGGTGTCGCGCGGGGCGGCCCAGCGCACCGCGAACGCCTCCGAGCGCGCGAGCGCGCGGTCCCGGTCCGTGCCGACGCCGTAGACCAGCCAGTCGCCCACGTAGCGGTTCTGGACCACGCCCGGGCCGGGGGTGGGGAGCGGGTGGTACTGCCCGGGCGTGGCGGCGGCGCTCCCGTCGCCCAGGTCGGAGAGGGGGATGCGCAGCAGCGCCAGCACTCCCGCGGCGTACGCGGGGCCCCACGCCTGCGGGCTGGACTCGTCCGAGTGGACGAGCACGTTGAGATGCCCGTCGCCGCTCTCCAGGAACGAGAACGGGTCCACCGGCCGGCCCGAGACGCGCAGCGCCGTGGGGGCCGAGCCGTCCAGCGGCAGGCGGTACAGCAGCGAGCCCCCTCCCGGCCGGGTGGTCCACACGTACACCGAGGTGGCGGAGACGTGGTATATGCTCGCGGGGAGCGTGTAGACCGCGGTGGCCTCGCAGCGCAGGTCGTCGCCTGCCAGGTCGCACGCCAGCACCGTGTGCAGCACCATGCGGTAGCGGTCGCTCCAGGTGACGGGCTCGGCGGGGCGGTAGAGGCGGGTGGGGGGCACGGCCGCCTGCACCCGTTTGTCCGCGCCCTGGCGGTACAGCACGGGCGTGTGGACGGGCGGGTCGGTCCAGCGCATCGATAGCGGCTCGTAGAAGATCAGCCGGCCGCCGTCTATCCGGGCGGCGTAGGTGTGCGGGGCGAGGTTGTTCCCGGTCTCGAGGGAGTACGTGGCGCGGTGTGCCAGCCGCCCGTCCGGGGCCAGGTGGAACACGCCCAGCTCCGTGCCCCAGAGCCTCTGGTTGGTCCCGATCACCATCACCCGGTCGCCGGAGACCAGGACCTCGTCGTGCCAGCCCGACAGGTGGCTGACGTGCGGCCCGAACGCGTCCACGGCGGACACCGGCCGCAGCGCGCCCCCGCCGATGTGGAAGGTGAACAGCCGGCCGCGGTGCAGCACCACCAGATGCTCGCCGTGCACCTTCGCGACGGCGCGCTCGTCTCCTCCGGTCTGCCGCACGGCCATCCCCGGGTCTTCCCGGGGATACGGCCTCTCCCTCTGCTGCGGCGTCCCGACGGGGTCCGGCGGCTCCGTGTAGAGCAGGTAGTGCTGGATGGGAATCTCGCGGATGGGCTCCGGGGGCTGCCGCGCGCGCCACTCCTCCTCCTCCCGCTGCAGCCCCTGGTGGAAAGCCACCAGCTCCGCCATGCTGCCGAACGGCTGGAGCGTCCGGCCGCCCGGCGCGGGCGGGGCCTGCGCGGTGGCGCGTTCCGGCAGGCACAGGGCCGGCGCGAGGGCGGCGAGGAGCAGGAGCGGACGGGTCATGGGATCGCCCGTGGAGGAGGGAACCGAGGGGCGGCGCGATCGGACGTCAGGAATAATGCTTCCCGGCGGCGAGGACGGGAAGCAACCCGGAGAGCGCGCCCGCCCGCCTCACCCGTAACTGAATGTCTCATACTGCTTCTCGAAATTGACTGTGCATTTTTCGCAGCTCCCGCAAGACCAGGAAGATGTCATCCTGAGGGAGCGTCCTCACGAGACTTTCCTCCGCACCAGAGGTTGGACGCGACCGAAGGATCTACTCACCATGTCTGGTGGCCGGGGATCGCGCGCAGACGCCGGCCTCGCGTGGGGGTGAGTAGATCCTTCGGTCGCCGCCGGACATCGGTGCGGGAGACAAGCTCGGCGCAGCGGCTCCCTCAGGATGAGATCTCCTTTGCACAGTCAATCTCGGGATTGGGTATTACGTGGAGTCAGCGGAGTCGGCAGAGAGCTTCTCGCCGTTCTCTGTCGACTCCGTTGACTCCGTGTGAGGCCGCCGTTCTCCAGCCCGGCCCCCGCCCGCCGCCCGAAGTGTGCGAAAGACATTCTGCCGCATATGGTTGACGAAGGACGCCGCGGGTGCGATACTCCAGTCGGGCGTTCGTTCGAGCGCCCGTCACCGGGTTCCCGCCGGCGGTCGCGTCCGGCGGGAATCGTTTTGCTCCCGCTCCCCCTCCACGTCCACGCCGCCGACCCTCCATGATCGCCGGGATCGTGCTCGCCGCGGGGCGCTCGCGCCGGATGGGCGAGCCCAAGGCGTTCCTGCGGCTGGAGGGCCGGAGCTTCCTGGAGCGCACCCTGGCGGCCCTGCACCACGGCGGCTGCGGCGAGCTGGTGGTGGTCACCGGCCCGCGCGAAGACGACGTGGCCCGCCGCATCGCCGAGGCCGCGCTCGCGCTGGGCGCCCGCGTGGTGGTGAACCCCGCGCCCGACTCGGAGCAGGCCGACTCGCTGCGCCTGGGCCTGCGCGCGCTGCCGGACGACGCGGAGGCCGCCGTGGTGGCCCCGGTGGACGTGCCCGAGATCGAGGCCGCGCTGGTGCTGGCGCTGGTGGAGGCGTTCCGGCGCACCGCCGCGCCCGTCGCCCTCCCCTCGCACGGGGGGCGGCACGGGCACCCGGTGCTCTTCGCGCGCGGCGTGTGGCCCGAGCTGCTGGAGGGGCCGCTCCCCCAGGGCGCGCGCACGGTGATCCACGCGCACGCGCACGACCTGGCCGAGGTGCCCGTCCCCCGGCTGGCGGCCGACGTGGACACGCCGGAAGACTTCCGCCGCTTGGCGGAGGGCGCGCGGTGACCGAGCCCGGCCCGGCCCCGCTCCCGGCGGCCGAGGCGGTGCACCACGCCCGCGCGGCGCTGGAGGGCGGCCCGCCGGTGGCCATCGTCACCGTGATCGACGCGCGCGGGCACGGCGCCCCTCCCCCGGGCGCGCACCTGGCCGCGTGGGCGGACCGGCACGCGGGGACGCTGGGGAGCGCCGCGCTCGACGAGCGGGCGCTCGCCGCCGCGCGCGAGGCGCTGGCCTCGGGGAGGGCGGGCTCGCGCGACCTCGAGGCCGGCGGCGCCGCCTGCACCGTCTACGTGGAGCCGCACCGGGCGCCGCCCTCGCTGGTGATCGTGGGCGCGGGGCACATCGCCCGGCCGCTCTGCCGGGTGGGGGCGCTGCTGGGCTTCCGGGTCACGGTGCTCGACGACCGCCCCGAGTTCGCCACCCGC
Protein-coding sequences here:
- a CDS encoding nucleotidyltransferase family protein, whose translation is MIAGIVLAAGRSRRMGEPKAFLRLEGRSFLERTLAALHHGGCGELVVVTGPREDDVARRIAEAALALGARVVVNPAPDSEQADSLRLGLRALPDDAEAAVVAPVDVPEIEAALVLALVEAFRRTAAPVALPSHGGRHGHPVLFARGVWPELLEGPLPQGARTVIHAHAHDLAEVPVPRLAADVDTPEDFRRLAEGAR